The following are from one region of the Rhodopirellula sp. P2 genome:
- the hisC gene encoding histidinol-phosphate transaminase — protein sequence MQYRPALSKMKPYIPGEQPPPGKFIKLNTNENPYPPPAPVVSAIQSAATGPLNRYPDPMATSFRRAAADALGLPGPDWVLAGNGSDEILTLLVRGFVGEGELLRLPYPSYILYRTLADIQGANWEQVPFNDPWELPQSFGENRDDLKLVLLPNPNSPSGTIVSKSQIAELSTSLDCPLVIDEAYADFAEENCLDLVQSNENIFVTRTLSKSYGLAGIRFGFLVAQPHVIAELTKIKDSYNCDAISIAAATAAMGCQDWLADVVAKMNITRERLTVGLRALGFDVTPSHANFVWCRHPEGKHAEIHQYLKQSQILIRYMDFPDWGDGLRISVGTDEQIDACLLMIERAMQSLNFTLPA from the coding sequence TTGCAATACCGTCCCGCGCTTTCCAAGATGAAACCGTACATCCCGGGGGAACAACCGCCACCGGGCAAATTCATCAAGCTCAACACAAACGAGAACCCCTACCCACCTCCGGCCCCGGTGGTCTCAGCGATCCAGTCCGCCGCAACCGGACCGCTGAACCGATACCCCGACCCCATGGCGACCTCGTTCCGACGAGCCGCCGCGGATGCATTGGGATTGCCTGGTCCCGATTGGGTGCTCGCCGGCAACGGCAGCGACGAAATCCTGACCTTGCTCGTTCGCGGTTTTGTCGGTGAAGGTGAGTTGCTGCGACTGCCTTACCCCAGCTACATCCTGTACCGGACGCTGGCTGACATCCAAGGTGCGAATTGGGAACAGGTCCCATTCAACGATCCGTGGGAACTCCCGCAGTCATTTGGCGAAAATCGCGACGACCTGAAGCTGGTGCTGCTGCCCAACCCCAACAGCCCCAGCGGAACAATCGTTTCCAAAAGCCAGATCGCCGAACTTTCAACTTCGCTTGATTGCCCGTTGGTGATCGATGAAGCCTACGCCGACTTCGCGGAAGAGAACTGCCTGGATCTCGTGCAGTCCAACGAGAACATTTTCGTCACCCGAACACTTAGCAAGTCGTATGGCTTGGCAGGCATCCGGTTTGGGTTCCTGGTGGCTCAGCCGCATGTGATCGCGGAACTGACCAAGATCAAAGACAGCTACAACTGCGACGCAATCTCAATCGCCGCTGCGACCGCCGCGATGGGGTGCCAAGACTGGCTGGCCGATGTCGTTGCCAAAATGAACATCACGCGAGAACGTTTGACCGTCGGCTTGCGAGCACTTGGGTTCGACGTGACACCATCGCACGCGAATTTCGTGTGGTGCCGCCACCCCGAAGGAAAACACGCCGAAATTCACCAGTACCTCAAACAAAGTCAGATTCTGATCCGATACATGGACTTCCCCGACTGGGGCGATGGCTTGCGAATCAGTGTCGGGACCGACGAACAAATCGATGCGTGCTTGCTGATGATCGAGCGTGCGATGCAATCTCTCAACTTCACTCTTCCCGCCTGA
- a CDS encoding glycosyltransferase family 2 protein, with protein sequence MNELNASSELVSNESQTHRDPASTGSDSAVEPSYWFSDEYVARMRQTLGPDACRALSIYPLPDSFCLSVIVPVYNECSTVESVLNSLRNTGLPMQIIVVDDGSNDGSGESLRQYQSDHNVTLIRHPENRGKGAAIRTAIEATQGDVIVIQDADSEYDPGDFRVMLQPLLAGEADVVYGTRYGHCDRQVSPWWHQAVNGFISWLASVAIGPRLSDVETCYKMARRENFLGILPQLKENRFGIEIELTARWARKGLRFTERPIRYHHRWYDEGKKITWRDGVAALGCIFRYGLLRR encoded by the coding sequence GTGAACGAACTGAACGCGTCTTCCGAACTCGTTTCGAACGAATCGCAAACGCATCGGGATCCCGCTTCAACGGGATCCGATTCTGCCGTTGAACCAAGTTACTGGTTCAGCGATGAGTACGTTGCACGGATGCGACAAACGCTGGGGCCGGATGCCTGCCGCGCGTTGTCGATCTATCCCCTGCCCGACTCGTTTTGCTTGTCGGTGATTGTGCCGGTGTACAACGAGTGCTCGACCGTGGAGTCGGTGCTGAATTCGTTGCGGAACACCGGTCTGCCAATGCAGATCATCGTGGTGGATGATGGTTCCAACGATGGATCCGGGGAATCCTTGCGGCAGTATCAAAGTGACCACAATGTCACTCTGATCAGACACCCCGAAAACCGTGGCAAAGGTGCGGCGATCCGCACAGCGATCGAAGCCACTCAGGGCGACGTGATCGTGATCCAAGACGCTGACAGTGAGTACGACCCCGGCGATTTTCGGGTCATGTTGCAACCGTTGTTGGCAGGGGAAGCCGATGTGGTTTACGGCACACGCTATGGTCATTGCGATCGCCAGGTCTCGCCCTGGTGGCATCAAGCCGTCAACGGGTTCATTTCCTGGTTAGCCAGTGTGGCAATCGGGCCGCGTTTGAGCGATGTCGAAACCTGTTACAAGATGGCTCGTCGCGAGAATTTCTTGGGCATTCTGCCGCAGTTGAAGGAAAACCGCTTCGGAATTGAGATCGAGTTGACGGCTCGCTGGGCCCGGAAAGGGTTGCGTTTCACAGAACGTCCGATTCGTTATCACCACCGCTGGTACGACGAAGGCAAGAAGATCACCTGGCGGGACGGGGTCGCTGCTTTGGGTTGCATTTTTCGTTACGGTTTGCTCCGTCGATGA
- the mdh gene encoding malate dehydrogenase: MRRAKITIVGAGNVGATCAHWCAAAELGDVVLLDIPRTEDMPRGKALDLMQASPIMGFDSNIVGTTDYADTADSDVIVVTAGLPRKPGMSRDDLLATNAKIVTSVAEEIKATSPNAVIIVVSNPLDAMVQQMFKVTGFAPAKVIGQAGVLDTARYRTFLAMELGVSVEDISALLMGGHGDTMVPIPSCTSVGGIPVTQLISKERLDEIVDRTRKGGAEIVSLLKTGSAYYAPAAACAQMVEAIVKDKKRVVPVAAYCDSEYGVGGYYVGVPVVLGSGGVERIIELSLTDEETKAFQNSVDAVKSLVSTMDGLLAE; the protein is encoded by the coding sequence ATGCGTCGCGCTAAAATCACCATCGTCGGAGCCGGAAATGTTGGTGCCACCTGTGCTCATTGGTGCGCCGCGGCGGAACTCGGCGATGTCGTTCTCTTGGACATCCCACGCACCGAAGACATGCCTCGCGGCAAAGCGTTGGACCTGATGCAAGCCTCTCCCATCATGGGATTTGACTCGAACATCGTCGGCACGACGGACTACGCCGACACCGCCGACAGCGACGTGATCGTTGTCACCGCCGGACTGCCTCGCAAACCCGGCATGAGCCGCGACGATTTGCTGGCCACCAACGCGAAAATTGTGACCAGCGTTGCTGAAGAAATCAAAGCCACCAGCCCCAACGCAGTGATCATCGTTGTCAGCAACCCGCTCGACGCGATGGTTCAGCAGATGTTCAAGGTCACTGGCTTTGCACCTGCGAAAGTCATCGGCCAAGCCGGCGTCCTGGACACCGCTCGCTACCGCACGTTCCTGGCAATGGAACTGGGCGTCAGCGTCGAAGACATCAGCGCTTTGTTGATGGGCGGCCACGGCGACACGATGGTTCCGATCCCAAGCTGCACCAGCGTGGGCGGCATCCCCGTCACCCAACTGATCTCCAAAGAACGCTTGGACGAAATCGTTGACCGGACCCGCAAGGGCGGTGCCGAAATCGTTTCCTTGCTGAAAACCGGCAGCGCTTACTACGCTCCCGCCGCGGCGTGTGCCCAAATGGTCGAGGCGATCGTCAAAGACAAGAAACGCGTCGTTCCTGTCGCTGCTTACTGCGATTCCGAGTACGGCGTCGGCGGCTACTACGTCGGCGTTCCCGTGGTGCTGGGCAGCGGTGGCGTCGAACGCATCATCGAATTGTCGCTCACCGACGAAGAAACCAAGGCCTTCCAAAACAGCGTCGACGCGGTCAAATCGCTGGTTTCGACCATGGACGGATTGCTCGCTGAATAG